The following are encoded together in the Zingiber officinale cultivar Zhangliang chromosome 8A, Zo_v1.1, whole genome shotgun sequence genome:
- the LOC122011786 gene encoding protein MKS1-like, with amino-acid sequence MDNSGAGAGAGQQFARPRELHGPRPAPLTVRKESRKIRKPPAAPPPPQQQHRQPVIIYAVSPKVIHTTPADFMAVVQSLTSVHAAAAAPSSSSSLAGGATAGNPHGNWGSAQFSPAARLAAFEKTATSSPSASASARILNREVVDDVVVEIIRSPEERRLGGGGILSPGPASLPWISPVMFTPTALFTPPPHLPPLPPSIQLVASPDANNLFFSNTGMMVPSPAAYWDLFNHYTNN; translated from the coding sequence ATGGATAATTCCGGGGCCGGCGCTGGGGCCGGGCAACAATTCGCACGGCCGCGAGAGCTCCACGGCCCTCGGCCGGCGCCTCTCACTGTGAGGAAGGAGTCCCGCAAGATCAGGAAGCCCCCGgcggcgccgccgccgccgcagcaGCAGCACCGGCAGCCCGTCATCATCTACGCCGTCTCGCCCAAGGTCATCCACACCACCCCCGCCGACTTCATGGCCGTCGTGCAGAGCCTCACCAGCGTCCATGCGGCAGCCGCGGCGCCCTCGTCGTCGTCTTCGCTCGCCGGCGGTGCCACCGCCGGTAACCCCCACGGCAACTGGGGATCGGCTCAATTCTCTCCGGCCGCCCGCTTGGCCGCCTTCGAGAAGACCGCCACCTCCTCCCCCTCCGCTTCTGCTTCTGCACGAATATTAAATCGCGAAGTAGTCGACGACGTGGTGGTGGAAATCATTCGTTCGCCGGAAGAGCGGAGACTAGGAGGAGGAGGGATCCTGTCGCCGGGGCCTGCGTCCCTGCCGTGGATATCCCCGGTGATGTTTACTCCGACGGCTCTGTTTACGCCGCCGCCGCATCTGCCGCCGCTGCCGCCGTCGATTCAACTCGTGGCGAGTCCTGACGCCAACAATCTATTCTTTTCCAACACCGGGATGATGGTTCCTTCTCCGGCGGCTTATTGGGATCTCTTCAACCATTACACcaacaattaa